One region of Armigeres subalbatus isolate Guangzhou_Male chromosome 3, GZ_Asu_2, whole genome shotgun sequence genomic DNA includes:
- the LOC134222073 gene encoding uncharacterized protein LOC134222073: MNNTQIYPQTPVQTTTPPHTRQPPPTKTPTISHHTATSHNARSQRSTTLLSTALVKLADRFGNTVIARALLDNGSQICMITENLSQRLNFKRSHENLPVKGVGDSMTVSKQSVLARILSRYSSFETKDVKFYVLPRITVNLPQTTIDISSWKLPSDICLADPRFHESSAIDAVLGVSVFYELLLSEQLKLSDSGPILRNTELGWIVAGEITDSPVTTFSAVTVSVTTEEIHEQLARFWDLESCRTKSCLSVEESTCESIFEQTTTRDADGKFRVVLPKKQFMMEHLGRSKEIATKRFMGLERRLTANPEMKALYTEFIHEYLLMGHMREVRKEEEEPIHSYYLPHHAVMKPDSTTTKLRVVFDASCATDSGVSLNDTLMVGPVVQDDLLSVLLRFRLQKYAIVADVEKMYRMINVVEQDQPLQRILWRESVDQPIRTYQLSTVTYGTSSAPYLATRSLNKCAEEGEQAYPAAAKVVKRNFYVDDMLTGAKSVKEGQSLCRDISSLLSSAGFNLRKWHSNQPAILKAIPSYLRDKRELLDIDWSSTVKTLGLCWEPATDKFWFKMSLWKQSLPITQRIVLSDSARLFDPYGLAGPVIVQAKMFLQELWKKKYSWDEPLSADLQSQWLQFRTKLDRLDAVSVPRWIAFDDNVISSELHGFCDAPEKAYRAVIYLRVQLAESSVWWNGPEWLQEDSSTWPKMSDSTVQQLDSITLEEKSLIADVVQELPSDTSDTLNVRQASRKMATVKCYLHVFVCLIVTAVYIAMIADFRTEAFLAACLEEITRIQLRRWSQVQRFSQVLWKRWSTDYLSDLHNRNKWTRRRDNLHIGTMVLLKEDKLPPLQWHLGRVTEIHPGADDIIRVVTVRTQYGTFRRGIQKICILPIRDNQHLVEHAQ; encoded by the coding sequence ATGAATAATACTCAAATATATCCACAAACACCCGTCCAAACCACCACTCCACCACATACACGACAGCCACCTCCCACAAAAACACCAACTATTTCTCACCACACTGCTACCTCACACAATGCTCGTAGCCAGCGAAGCACCACACTTTTGTCAACCGCTCTCGTGAAACTCGCCGATCGCTTCGGAAATACGGTCATCGCTCGTGCATTGCTGGATAACGGTTCTCAAATATGCATGATAACAGAGAACCTGTCTCAAAGGTTGAATTTCAAGCGTTCACACGAGAACTTGCCTGTGAAAGGTGTTGGTGATTCTATGACAGTGTCGAAACAATCGGTGTTAGCGAGGATCCTGTCACGTTATTCTTCATTCGAAACCAAGGATGTGAAATTTTATGTGTTGCCTCGAATTACTGTGAATCTGCCGCAGACAACTATTGACATCAGTTCCTGGAAGCTGCCATCAGACATCTGCCTAGCTGATCCAAGGTTCCACGAATCCAGTGCGATAGATGCAGTCCTTGGCGTATCAGTTTTCTACGAGTTGCTGCTGAGTGAGCAGTTGAAACTATcggattctggtccgattttaCGAAACACCGAACTGGGTTGGATAGTTGCTGGAGAAATAACTGATAGTCCAGTCACCACGTTCAGCGCTGTTACAGTCTCAGTCACCACAGAAGAGATACACGAGCAGTTAGCACGTTTTTGGGACTTGGAGTCATGCCGAACGAAGAGCTGTCTTTCCGTCGAAGAATCTACGTGTGAATCGATTTTCGAGCAGACGACAACGAGAGACGCTGATGGAAAATTTCGAGTGGTGCTACCGAAGAAGCAGTTCATGATGGAACATTTGGGAAGGTCGAAGGAGATAGCAACCAAACGGTTCATGGGCTTGGAGCGCCGTCTGACTGCAAATCCCGAAATGAAGGCTCTCTATACTGAATTCATCCACGAGTATTTACTGATGGGCCATATGCGAGAAGTACGTAAGGAGGAGGAAGAACCTATCCACAGCTATTATTTGCCACACCATGCAGTCATGAAACCGGACAGTACGACAACGAAGCTCAGAGTTGTTTTTGACGCCTCATGTGCTACAGATTCTGGAGTTTCCCTGAACGACACACTGATGGTAGGACCGGTGGTCCAAGACGATTTGCTGTCAGTACTTCTTCGTTTCCGCCTCCAGAAGTACGCTATAGTCGCTGACGTAGAGAAAATGTATCGAATGATCAACGTAGTCGAACAAGATCAGCCATTGCAAAGGATTCTTTGGCGAGAGTCCGTCGATCAGCCAATTCGAACGTATCAGTTGAGTACAGTGACTTACGGCACTTCGTCAGCGCCGTACTTAGCAACTCGAAGTCTGAATAAGTGTGCCGAAGAAGGAGAACAGGCGTACCCTGCAGCAGCCAAGGTTGTAAAGCGCAATTTCTATGTCGATGACATGCTAACTGGTGCGAAATCTGTCAAGGAAGGACAAAGCCTTTGTCGCGATATTTCGTCGCTACTCAGTTCTGCTGGTTTCAATCTCCGGAAGTGGCACTCTAATCAGCCAGCAATCTTAAAGGCAATTCCAAGTTATTTGCGAGACAAGCGAGAACTTTTAGACATCGATTGGTCGTCTACCGTGAAGACCCTTGGACTATGTTGGGAGCCAGCTACGGATAAGTTCTGGTTCAAAATGTCACTCTGGAAGCAGTCGTTACCTATTACGCAACGTATCGTTCTTTCTGACTCCGCTCGTTTGTTCGATCCGTACGGATTAGCAGGGCCAGTGATTGTGCAGGCGAAGATGTTTCTCCAAGAGCTTTGGAAAAAGAAGTATTCTTGGGATGAACCGTTGAGCGCAGATCTGCAGTCACAATGGCTACAGTTCCGGACAAAGTTGGATCGACTGGATGCAGTTTCCGTTCCCCGCTGGATCGCATTCGACGATAATGTGATTTCAAGTGAGCTACACGGATTCTGTGACGCCCCGGAGAAAGCGTATAGAGCAGTGATCTATCTGCGAGTACAGCTTGCCGAGAGTTCTGTTTGGTGGAATGGGCCTGAGTGGCTTCAAGAGGATTCCAGTACATGGCCGAAGATGAGTGACAGCACAGTACAGCAGTTGGATTCAATTACGCTTGAGGAAAAGTCGTTGATAGCAGATGTAGTGCAGGAACTACCGTCTGATACGTCTGATACGTTGAACGTCCGACAAGCATCACGCAAGATGGCTACTGTTAAGTGTTACCTGCACGTATTCGTCTGCCTAATAGTCACAGCAGTCTATATAGCGATGATAGCAGATTTTAGAACTGAGGCATTCCTGGCTGCCTGCCTAGAGGAAATTACAAGAATTCAGTTGAGAAGATGGAGTCAAGTTCAGCGGTTTAGTCAAGTCTTATGGAAAAGATGGTCGACAGATTATTTGTCCGACCTTCACAACCGAAACAAGTGGACGAGGAGAAGAGACAACTTGCACATTGGAACGATGGTCCTACTGAAAGAAGACAAGTTGCCTCCGTTGCAGTGGCATTTGGGA
- the LOC134222074 gene encoding uncharacterized protein LOC134222074 translates to MPKSNLRQLVKEENQLNAALANVKDFVDNFDAVRDSDMVELRLVKLDEIFDRFCIIRVNIDVLLDETSEEFESAADDDGVDSAKNALVCGDSVQTYKNFENSYFRLKAALLAKRPRTKVEIPERQAACQPSRLKYPELKLPSFCGKLQDWITFRDNFKSLIHDNGDLSPIDKFNYLRASLRDEALLQINQVQVSAATYNIAWNILEAKYENHKLIAHEHLKALFSVPVMKSESFDALNTVLMTFKVNLQQLEKLGENTENWSTILAFMLTQKLDTATLRQWETHHSSNNIP, encoded by the coding sequence ATGCCGAAGTCCAATTTGAGGCAACTGGTGAAAGAGGAGAATCAGTTGAACGCAGCTTTGGCGAATGTGAAAGATTTTGTGGATAATTTTGATGCAGTTCGTGACAGTGATATGGTTGAATTACGTTTAGTGAAACTAGATGAAATTTTTGATCGGTTCTGTATCATTAGGGTGAACATAGATGTGCTTCTAGACGAGACCAGCGAAGAGTTTGAAAGTGCAGCTGATGACGATGGTGTTGATAGCGCGAAGAATGCTCTAGTCTGCGGTGACAGTGTGCAAACAtacaagaattttgaaaattcgtattttcgtTTGAAGGCAGCGTTGCTTGCTAAACGCCCTAGAACGAAAGTAGAGATTCCTGAACGTCAAGCTGCCTGCCAACCTTCCCGGTTGAAGTATCCGGAGCTGAAGCTTCCATCGTTTTGCGGAAAGCTGCAAGATTGGATCACTTTCCGCGATAATTTCAAATCGTTGATTCACGACAACGGTGATTTGAGTCCAATCGACAAGTTTAATTACTTGCGAGCATCTTTGAGAGATGAAGCATTACTTCAGATCAACCAAGTTCAGGTGAGTGCTGCCACCTACAACATTGCGTGGAATATTCTCGAGGCGAAATATGAGAATCATAAGCTGATAGCACACGAACATCTGAAGGCGCTGTTTTCTGTTCCAGTGATGAAGTCGGAGTCGTTTGATGCCCTGAATACCGTCCTGATGACGTTCAAGGTCAATCTTCAGCAGTTGGAAAAGTTGGGAGAAAACACTGAGAACTGGAGCACAATTCTAGCATTCATGTTGACGCAGAAGCTAGATACAGCAACCCTTCGTCAATGGGAAACTCACCACAGTTCGAATAACATTCCTTAG